The Comamonas sp. 26 DNA window CATGCGACCCGGCTGCAGCTGTCTACATAGGGAAAATCATTGCTGGTTTGCCAAAGAATGAATCACTATATTTGTTGAATTAAAAAGAGGAATTCACCAATGAATGACGTCTTAGAAGTAGATTTAGACAGAATTGACCGCAAGATACTGGCAATTCTGCAAACAGATGGCCGCATCTCCAACCTGCGACTCGCCGAGCAGGTAGCCCTGTCCCCCACCGCCGTGCAGGCGCGGGTCACCCGGCTCACGCGGGACGGCTACATCCTGGGCTACGAAGCGCGGCTCAACCCCAGGAAACTGGGTGTGGGCATGACGGTGTTTGTCGAGGTGCTGCTGGATCGCACCACGCCCCATGTGTTTGATGAGTTCAAGGCCGCCGTGTTGGCTTACCCGGCCATCATGGAATGTCATATGGTGGCGGGCGGCTTTGACTATCTGCTCAAGACCCGTATGGCTGACATGGCGGCCTACCGCGAGTTTGCGGGCAGCGTGCTGTGGCAACTGCCGGGTGTGCGCGAGACGCGGACTTACGCGGTGATGGAAGAAGTCAAGGACGATGCGCGGCTGCCTTTGTAGCTGCGTGGGGGATTGGTGCCCTGTTTGACAGGCCCCCGGTCATTGCCTTAGTTTTCTGAAACTGTCTTCCCAACGGTCGAGGTGGATTGAGTCTTTCACAGGAGTGCTGCTATGTATAACCCCATTGATTTCACGCTTGCCGGGCAGGTGGCGGTGGTGACCGGCGCGGGCGCGGGTATTGGCCGCGCGATTGCCGAGACCTTTGCGGCAGCGGGCGCTGCCGTGATGGTCAGCGATCTCAACGCCGCGACGGCAGCAGAGGTGGCGCAAGGAATCAATAGCCGGGGAGGGCGAGCAGCGGCCCAGGCCTGTGATGTCACCAAGGAGGACGATCTGGGCGCTCTGGTGCGAGAGACCGTTCGTCATTTTGGCAAACTGACCACCCTGGTCAGCAATGCCGGGGGCGGAGGTCCGAAGCCCTTTGATATGCCGATGGCCGATTTCCGCCGTGCCTACGAGCTCA harbors:
- a CDS encoding Lrp/AsnC ligand binding domain-containing protein, with protein sequence MNDVLEVDLDRIDRKILAILQTDGRISNLRLAEQVALSPTAVQARVTRLTRDGYILGYEARLNPRKLGVGMTVFVEVLLDRTTPHVFDEFKAAVLAYPAIMECHMVAGGFDYLLKTRMADMAAYREFAGSVLWQLPGVRETRTYAVMEEVKDDARLPL